The Streptococcus sp. S5 genome contains a region encoding:
- a CDS encoding cyclic nucleotide-binding domain-containing protein — MKKISPSTKLMKIITDYQLDQIFPGDCLSQLDLVLYQAGEYICRQGSDQDVIPYFLKGRLKIVHSLENGSDTILEIQEKPGLLGEIELLLDRVCITSVIADQDSLVVQLSARHFKDRLLLDPTFLRSTAKTLAEKLHQINYLAPANFHYSVKERLATHFLEHGDENGTLKPKMNQLALHFGISYRHLSRVIKQMIDEGLVQREGRIYTILDPKRMSDLSIKHAETVDR, encoded by the coding sequence ATGAAAAAAATTTCCCCATCTACGAAACTCATGAAGATCATCACTGACTACCAATTAGATCAGATCTTTCCAGGTGACTGTCTTAGTCAGCTGGACCTCGTTCTCTATCAGGCTGGAGAGTATATCTGCCGCCAGGGTTCTGACCAAGATGTCATTCCTTATTTTCTCAAAGGCCGGCTCAAGATCGTCCACAGTCTTGAAAATGGTAGCGACACCATCCTTGAAATCCAAGAAAAACCTGGACTGTTAGGAGAGATTGAGCTCCTGCTCGATCGGGTCTGTATCACATCGGTCATTGCAGACCAAGACTCACTAGTCGTCCAGCTCTCTGCTCGGCATTTCAAGGACCGCCTACTGCTGGATCCCACCTTTTTGCGCTCTACTGCCAAGACCTTGGCTGAGAAATTACACCAGATCAACTATTTGGCTCCTGCTAACTTTCATTATTCGGTCAAGGAGCGCCTCGCTACACATTTTTTAGAACATGGTGATGAAAATGGGACCCTCAAACCCAAGATGAATCAGCTGGCCCTGCATTTTGGGATCAGCTACCGCCACCTTAGCCGCGTCATCAAGCAGATGATTGACGAGGGCTTAGTCCAAAGAGAAGGGCGAATCTATACGATTTTAGATCCAAAAAGGATGAGTGATTTGTCCATCAAACATGCGGAAACCGTCGACAGATAA
- a CDS encoding aminopeptidase: MVLPNFKENLEKYAKLLVANGINVQPGHTLVLNIDVEQRELAHLIVKEAYALGAHEVIVQWADDFTTREKFLHAPMDRLDNVPDYKIAEMNYLLDHKASRLGVRSSDPGALNGVDAEKLSASAKALGMAMKPMRIATQSNKVSWTVASAAGLEWAKKVFPNAASDEEAVDLLWDQIFKTCRVYEEDPVKAWEEHAAILKSKADTLNKEQFSALHYTAPGTDLTLGLPKNHVWESAGAINAQGESFLPNMPTEEVFTAPDFRRAEGYVTSTKPLSYNGNIIEGIKVTFENGEIVDITAEKGDQVMKDLVFKNKGARALGECALVPDPSPISQSGITFFNTLFDENASNHLAIGAAYATSVEGGAEFTEEELEAAGLNRSDVHVDFMIGSSQMDIDGIREDGTRVPVFRNGDWAI; this comes from the coding sequence ATGGTTTTACCAAATTTTAAAGAAAACCTCGAAAAATACGCTAAATTGTTAGTGGCGAACGGCATCAACGTGCAACCTGGCCATACCTTGGTCTTGAACATCGATGTGGAACAAAGAGAATTGGCTCACTTGATTGTGAAGGAAGCCTATGCTTTGGGGGCGCACGAAGTGATTGTCCAATGGGCAGATGATTTTACTACCCGGGAAAAATTCCTCCATGCACCGATGGATCGTTTGGACAATGTACCGGACTACAAGATTGCGGAGATGAACTACCTCTTAGACCACAAGGCTAGTCGCTTGGGTGTGCGCTCGTCTGATCCAGGTGCTTTAAATGGTGTCGATGCAGAGAAGCTTTCTGCCTCTGCTAAGGCTTTGGGCATGGCTATGAAACCAATGCGCATCGCCACTCAGTCTAACAAGGTCAGCTGGACTGTTGCTTCAGCAGCAGGTTTAGAATGGGCGAAAAAAGTCTTCCCAAATGCGGCGAGCGATGAAGAAGCAGTGGATCTCCTGTGGGATCAAATCTTCAAGACTTGCCGAGTCTATGAGGAAGATCCAGTCAAGGCTTGGGAAGAGCATGCTGCTATTCTCAAGAGCAAGGCAGATACACTGAATAAGGAACAATTCTCAGCCCTTCACTACACTGCGCCAGGAACGGACTTGACACTTGGCTTGCCGAAAAACCACGTCTGGGAATCTGCTGGAGCTATCAATGCCCAAGGCGAAAGCTTCTTGCCAAACATGCCGACAGAAGAGGTCTTCACAGCTCCTGACTTCCGTCGTGCTGAAGGTTATGTCACCTCTACAAAACCGCTTAGCTATAACGGAAACATCATCGAAGGGATCAAAGTGACCTTTGAAAATGGAGAAATTGTGGATATCACCGCTGAAAAAGGCGATCAAGTCATGAAAGATTTGGTCTTCAAAAACAAGGGAGCGCGTGCCTTGGGTGAATGTGCCCTCGTACCAGACCCAAGCCCAATTTCCCAATCAGGCATTACCTTCTTCAACACCCTCTTTGATGAAAATGCCTCAAACCACTTGGCCATCGGGGCAGCCTATGCAACCAGCGTAGAAGGTGGCGCAGAGTTCACAGAAGAAGAACTCGAAGCAGCCGGCCTCAACCGCTCAGACGTCCACGTCGACTTCATGATCGGCTCAAGCCAAATGGATATCGACGGCATCCGAGAAGACGGCACCCGTGTCCCAGTCTTCCGCAACGGAGATTGGGCAATATAG
- the def gene encoding peptide deformylase: protein MKAIEKVTRASHLIDMDDIIREGNPTLRAVAEDVTFPLSDQEIILGEKMMQFLHHSQDPVMAEKLGLRGGVGLAAPQLDIWKRIIAVLVPNPEDADGNPPKEAYSLQEVMYNPKVVAHSVQDAALGDGEGCLSVDRNVPGYVVRHARVTVEYFTKDGEKKRIKLKGYNSIVVQHEIDHTNGIMFYDRINPNNPFEIKEGLLILE from the coding sequence ATGAAAGCAATTGAAAAAGTTACAAGAGCATCCCATTTGATTGATATGGATGACATCATCCGCGAAGGAAATCCAACACTTCGAGCTGTTGCGGAAGATGTGACCTTCCCTTTGTCTGACCAGGAAATTATCCTGGGTGAAAAAATGATGCAATTCTTGCACCATTCTCAAGACCCTGTTATGGCCGAAAAACTTGGACTCCGTGGAGGAGTGGGACTCGCTGCTCCTCAGCTGGACATCTGGAAACGCATTATCGCTGTTTTGGTGCCCAATCCAGAAGATGCCGATGGCAACCCACCAAAAGAAGCCTATAGCCTTCAAGAAGTCATGTACAATCCAAAGGTTGTCGCCCATTCTGTGCAAGACGCGGCTCTTGGAGATGGGGAAGGCTGTCTCTCAGTAGACCGCAATGTCCCAGGCTATGTGGTCCGTCATGCCCGCGTGACGGTGGAGTATTTCACAAAAGACGGTGAAAAGAAACGCATCAAACTCAAAGGCTACAACTCCATCGTCGTCCAACATGAAATCGACCACACCAACGGCATCATGTTCTATGACCGCATCAACCCAAACAACCCATTTGAAATCAAAGAAGGACTTTTGATATTAGAATAG
- a CDS encoding AAA family ATPase, which produces MARYLVGPYNNSWNFMDAIEKAQDGDTIEFENGYVFQWPTNKVIEIDKNLHFVGHVVPNPNGNGRMFNNIIEASFRFVEGAQVTFEDLWFKVGGNYTALLLWNSSDITCKQVYFEATTPTNSEFFIYMDTHSKLTLEGVGMKVPEKHQSAIGMSASELSIRNSTIFSKIDLSEGSKLTLENVHIEKFGNNTIHAKDSEVIAKNSTITGGDLEKDFPPVWLRNVIWESENCKIELPTGTGVCLDNNVQFNSDSDRITSINSFNSMIRAHQATFSEFLCVYEESFASLTGETTFLNENAQTISFGVFDDGVLMAEHMICHKIADPNIRLQGGAFAKVGTVTYSQGDARDLTKEIEDDCDYLVGREVAKGNAQVVATGQATDATVAPTTARDSGPEKKQDALQELNSLIGLEKVKHEIKKMINMVEFNKKRIASGKAPEKQTLHAAFMGNPGTGKTTVARLLGQVLFDAGVLSGEEFRFVEATESDLISSNIGGTAEQTQALLEKARGGILFIDEAYSLDKKDSGADFGIEAINTILKFMEDNRDDIMIIFAGYTKEMEEFLKTNPGLRSRVPNNFIFEDFTGDEIVQLGEMILSKGDYKLEDRDYYARHVKRAYDGSLDKSNGRWIRNLDEQLTKTMADRVVAQGSDDIETILNSDIDAVLNQGKYQAGADKEEDGMAALNRLVGIAKVKEQVEQFVAMAEFNQKRAEQGGIVEDTTLHSLFLGNPGTGKTTVARILGNILFQKGVIKQKKFIEVSRSNLVGGYQGQTALKTREVLESALGGVLFIDEAYTLYTGLNDDFGKEALDEVLKFMEDHRRDIVIIFAGYTKEMHDFLQVNSGLQSRIPTTFDFEDYSPDEIVEIGLLGLRKQGYQVNEALYGEIVKGNYMRANDHSNGRWVRNLNEKLLRQVSTRVTREGSTDYNSILDQDLEALRENSSSEQPHTVDDQGYVLP; this is translated from the coding sequence GTGGCAAGATATTTAGTAGGGCCTTACAACAATAGTTGGAACTTTATGGATGCGATTGAAAAAGCGCAGGATGGGGATACCATCGAGTTTGAAAATGGGTATGTCTTTCAATGGCCGACAAATAAAGTGATCGAGATCGACAAGAACCTTCATTTTGTGGGGCATGTGGTTCCAAATCCAAATGGCAATGGGCGCATGTTTAACAACATCATTGAGGCTTCCTTCCGATTTGTAGAGGGAGCTCAGGTGACATTTGAAGATCTGTGGTTTAAAGTTGGTGGGAATTATACTGCCTTGCTCTTATGGAATAGCTCAGATATCACCTGTAAACAGGTCTATTTTGAAGCAACCACTCCGACAAATAGTGAATTTTTTATCTATATGGATACGCATTCGAAGTTGACACTGGAAGGAGTCGGGATGAAGGTTCCGGAAAAACACCAAAGTGCCATCGGTATGTCAGCATCGGAATTGTCCATTCGCAATTCAACGATTTTTTCTAAGATTGATCTGTCAGAAGGATCTAAATTGACCTTAGAAAATGTCCATATTGAAAAATTTGGGAATAATACGATCCATGCCAAGGACTCAGAAGTGATCGCAAAAAATTCAACGATTACAGGCGGGGATCTGGAAAAGGACTTTCCACCAGTTTGGTTGAGGAATGTCATCTGGGAGTCTGAAAACTGTAAAATTGAGTTGCCTACTGGAACTGGAGTCTGTCTTGACAATAATGTTCAATTCAATTCGGATTCGGATCGTATAACCTCCATCAATTCATTCAATAGTATGATCCGAGCTCACCAGGCTACATTTTCAGAATTTTTATGCGTCTATGAAGAGTCCTTTGCTTCCCTGACTGGAGAAACGACCTTCTTGAATGAGAATGCCCAAACCATTTCATTTGGAGTTTTTGATGATGGTGTGCTGATGGCTGAGCATATGATTTGTCATAAGATTGCGGATCCCAATATACGGCTTCAAGGTGGAGCCTTTGCGAAGGTGGGCACCGTGACCTATAGCCAGGGGGATGCGCGTGATCTGACCAAGGAAATCGAGGATGACTGTGACTATCTTGTTGGCAGAGAAGTGGCTAAGGGCAATGCGCAAGTCGTTGCTACGGGACAGGCGACGGATGCAACGGTGGCTCCAACCACCGCAAGAGACTCTGGACCAGAGAAGAAACAAGATGCTCTTCAAGAACTCAATAGCCTGATTGGTCTTGAAAAAGTCAAACATGAGATCAAGAAAATGATCAACATGGTGGAATTTAACAAGAAACGAATCGCCAGTGGCAAGGCTCCTGAAAAACAAACACTCCACGCGGCCTTTATGGGAAATCCTGGTACAGGGAAAACCACTGTGGCCCGTCTGTTGGGACAAGTGCTCTTTGATGCGGGTGTTCTCTCAGGGGAAGAATTCCGTTTCGTGGAAGCAACGGAGTCCGATCTGATCTCTTCGAATATTGGAGGAACAGCTGAACAGACCCAAGCCCTGCTTGAAAAAGCGCGAGGAGGCATCCTCTTTATCGATGAAGCCTATAGCTTGGATAAAAAGGACAGCGGTGCGGACTTTGGGATCGAAGCGATCAATACCATCCTCAAATTTATGGAGGACAATCGTGACGACATCATGATTATCTTTGCCGGCTATACCAAGGAAATGGAGGAGTTCTTAAAGACCAATCCAGGCCTTCGTTCTCGGGTGCCAAATAATTTCATCTTTGAAGATTTCACAGGAGATGAGATTGTCCAACTAGGTGAAATGATCCTAAGCAAAGGAGACTACAAACTCGAAGACCGGGATTACTATGCGCGGCACGTTAAGAGGGCTTATGATGGTTCGCTAGATAAGAGCAATGGTCGCTGGATCCGTAACCTGGATGAGCAATTGACCAAGACCATGGCGGATCGGGTGGTGGCCCAAGGTTCTGACGATATTGAGACCATCCTCAATAGCGATATCGATGCTGTCCTTAACCAAGGTAAGTATCAAGCAGGAGCCGACAAGGAAGAAGATGGGATGGCTGCCCTCAACCGATTGGTTGGAATTGCTAAGGTGAAAGAGCAAGTCGAACAATTCGTAGCCATGGCTGAGTTCAATCAAAAACGGGCTGAACAAGGTGGCATCGTCGAAGACACGACCCTGCACTCTCTCTTTCTTGGAAATCCTGGTACAGGAAAGACCACCGTGGCCCGCATTTTGGGCAATATCCTCTTCCAAAAAGGAGTTATCAAGCAGAAGAAATTCATCGAAGTATCGCGGAGCAATCTGGTTGGAGGCTACCAAGGTCAAACAGCTTTGAAGACGCGCGAAGTCCTAGAAAGTGCACTGGGTGGAGTCCTCTTTATCGATGAGGCCTATACGCTCTATACCGGTTTAAATGACGATTTTGGGAAAGAAGCCTTGGACGAAGTCCTCAAATTTATGGAGGACCATCGCCGCGATATCGTTATTATCTTTGCTGGTTACACAAAAGAGATGCACGACTTCTTGCAGGTCAATTCAGGTCTGCAAAGCCGGATCCCGACTACATTTGATTTTGAAGACTACAGCCCAGATGAGATCGTTGAGATCGGTCTGTTAGGATTGCGTAAGCAAGGTTACCAGGTCAATGAAGCCCTTTATGGAGAGATTGTGAAAGGGAATTATATGCGTGCCAATGACCATAGTAATGGTCGCTGGGTTCGCAATCTCAATGAAAAACTCTTGCGCCAAGTATCAACTCGGGTAACCCGTGAAGGTAGTACAGACTACAATTCCATTTTGGATCAAGATTTGGAAGCTTTGAGAGAGAATAGCAGTTCTGAACAACCCCATACCGTGGATGATCAAGGTTATGTTCTTCCTTAA
- a CDS encoding MFS transporter yields the protein MKKTMERISLLSLSLMLISSFSITAGLPAMKAYFSQFGYSAGQVELLVSLPAFAVVAMLFLNSLIERWMSERQMIVAGLLLFSTSGLLPLVVQDYPLIFLSRLVFGLGTGMINAKAISIISERYSGNDKTRMLGYRGSAEVVGSAILTFMVGQLLPLGWPAIFAVYGGGYLILLLYILFVPYPKEKKQASLKVKKSGSVRLRSPQWRFSLMLAVIAGIIICFNSIISLRVPDIIVDARMGTATTAGTVLSLMQLTGIVAGVGFASLTHVFKKNLLMIMCIGFGLALALIGLSGQLWSLVLGTLLAGFTYSTGVTSIFYHLSEKIPTNLLNLATSLVLIGCNLGSALSSFFIQLVTPLAPSNNLLFVWIGALMVLTGVFASQLLARTK from the coding sequence ATGAAAAAAACAATGGAAAGAATCAGTCTCTTGAGCTTGTCGCTCATGCTGATCTCATCTTTTTCAATTACAGCCGGTTTGCCAGCTATGAAGGCCTATTTTAGCCAATTTGGATATTCAGCAGGCCAGGTGGAACTCTTGGTTTCCCTGCCGGCCTTTGCGGTTGTGGCCATGCTCTTTTTAAATAGCCTGATCGAGCGGTGGATGAGTGAGCGCCAGATGATTGTCGCAGGACTTTTGCTCTTTTCAACTAGTGGCCTCTTGCCTTTGGTTGTGCAGGACTATCCTCTCATCTTTCTGAGTCGTTTGGTTTTTGGTTTGGGGACAGGAATGATCAATGCCAAGGCTATTTCGATTATCAGTGAGCGCTACTCGGGCAATGACAAGACTCGGATGCTGGGCTATCGGGGATCTGCTGAAGTGGTGGGCTCTGCCATCTTGACCTTTATGGTGGGACAACTCTTACCCCTAGGCTGGCCAGCGATCTTTGCCGTATATGGTGGTGGTTACTTGATTTTACTCCTCTATATCCTTTTTGTCCCTTATCCTAAGGAGAAAAAACAGGCTAGCTTGAAGGTGAAAAAGTCAGGATCCGTCCGCCTTCGCTCTCCTCAATGGCGTTTTAGTCTAATGCTAGCCGTGATTGCTGGTATCATCATTTGTTTCAATTCCATCATTAGCCTGCGCGTGCCGGATATCATTGTTGACGCTCGTATGGGAACGGCGACAACAGCTGGAACCGTCTTGAGTCTGATGCAATTAACAGGGATTGTAGCAGGGGTAGGCTTTGCCAGTTTGACACATGTTTTCAAAAAGAACTTGCTCATGATCATGTGCATTGGTTTCGGTCTAGCTCTGGCTTTGATTGGCTTGTCCGGACAGCTGTGGAGCTTGGTTCTAGGAACCCTCTTAGCCGGATTTACTTACAGTACGGGAGTCACCAGTATCTTCTATCACCTATCTGAAAAAATCCCGACCAATCTCCTGAACCTTGCGACCTCGCTGGTCTTGATCGGCTGCAATCTCGGATCAGCCCTCTCTTCTTTCTTCATCCAGTTGGTGACGCCACTAGCTCCCTCTAATAACCTGCTCTTTGTCTGGATTGGTGCTTTGATGGTCCTAACGGGAGTTTTTGCCTCACAATTGTTAGCACGAACGAAATGA
- a CDS encoding DUF262 domain-containing protein, translating into MVETHVSLSVDCLLNEDSYAIPLYQRNFSWTYDEIEQLLNDVADAFQEKRDNYYIGTLVVNEENGLFKIIDGQQRTTALNLIALVLKNEFDFNKLEAVNLTFPARRKSNENIQKLFIKEKISEDDENELTRGYGHAKDALKKVLGERQLESQSFVDYLFNKVIIFRSILPKDLDLNLYFERFNSRGEQLEAHEILKAQMMAKFGEDQEKAQKFARIWDACAEFDKPVASQFKMRRKRADSFQERERIFGWHFSNYSFHDIYDDIDFYQNERRKLSDILGKKVNEKIIEVEKDFGEYTQVIDFPTFLLHVLSIWEGTDTSEVQLDDKKLLTLFDIKNKNQTWVIKFSEFLLRMKHIFDNFIVRNSNMDSSSRNKDEWFLQKGTYYEYQPNGKAKEHYIVEERFTKNTFSDSEINKNIILLQSMFAVTFTANRDSRWLYEVLQFLFEHIEELNDQEFAIRFKDFLEKMAVRYAEGRLFTEENIIKKYGDISVYAFNFIDYILWKNREELGREYKGVKFDHFKFAYRRSIEHWFPQHPNSDERVEKMDDQFLHSFGNLCIITDSQNSKFGNLVPSAKYKQWEGIFDRQSLKLQIMANITEKTRWESYQIKGLEKEILPMVKRFIESKS; encoded by the coding sequence ATGGTAGAGACACACGTCAGCTTGTCCGTTGATTGTTTATTAAACGAAGATAGCTATGCTATCCCTCTTTATCAGAGAAATTTTTCCTGGACTTATGATGAGATTGAGCAATTATTGAATGATGTAGCAGATGCTTTTCAAGAAAAGAGAGACAATTACTATATTGGAACATTAGTTGTCAATGAAGAGAATGGCCTTTTTAAAATCATTGATGGTCAACAACGAACAACAGCTCTTAATTTAATTGCCCTGGTTTTGAAAAATGAGTTTGATTTTAACAAATTAGAGGCAGTTAATTTAACTTTTCCAGCTCGGAGAAAATCAAATGAGAATATTCAAAAACTATTTATCAAGGAAAAAATTTCGGAGGACGATGAAAATGAATTAACTAGAGGTTACGGACATGCTAAAGATGCCTTAAAAAAAGTGTTAGGAGAGCGCCAACTTGAATCTCAGTCTTTCGTTGATTATCTTTTTAATAAAGTCATCATTTTTCGGAGTATACTTCCTAAAGATTTAGATTTGAATCTTTATTTCGAACGTTTTAACTCTCGAGGAGAACAACTAGAAGCTCATGAAATTCTTAAGGCACAAATGATGGCTAAGTTTGGAGAAGATCAAGAAAAGGCGCAAAAATTTGCGAGAATCTGGGATGCTTGCGCTGAATTTGATAAGCCGGTAGCAAGTCAATTTAAGATGAGGCGGAAGAGGGCAGATAGTTTTCAGGAGCGTGAACGTATTTTTGGATGGCACTTTTCAAATTACTCATTTCATGATATTTATGACGATATTGATTTTTATCAAAATGAAAGAAGAAAGTTATCTGATATATTGGGAAAAAAGGTAAATGAAAAAATTATAGAAGTAGAAAAAGATTTTGGTGAATATACCCAAGTTATAGATTTTCCTACCTTCTTACTCCATGTATTGTCAATTTGGGAAGGTACGGATACCAGTGAGGTTCAATTAGATGATAAGAAACTCTTAACTCTATTTGATATAAAAAATAAAAATCAGACCTGGGTTATTAAATTCAGTGAATTCCTTCTTAGAATGAAACATATTTTTGATAATTTCATCGTTAGAAATTCAAATATGGATTCTTCAAGCAGAAATAAGGATGAATGGTTTTTGCAGAAGGGGACTTATTATGAATATCAACCAAATGGAAAAGCAAAAGAGCATTACATAGTTGAAGAACGCTTTACTAAGAATACATTTTCAGATTCGGAAATTAATAAAAATATCATCCTTTTGCAATCCATGTTTGCCGTAACTTTCACTGCCAATCGTGATAGTCGTTGGTTGTATGAAGTTTTGCAATTCCTCTTCGAGCATATTGAAGAACTAAATGATCAAGAATTTGCTATTCGATTTAAGGATTTTCTTGAAAAAATGGCTGTGAGATATGCTGAGGGAAGATTATTCACCGAGGAAAATATTATTAAGAAATATGGTGACATTTCTGTTTATGCATTTAATTTTATTGATTACATCTTATGGAAAAATCGTGAAGAGTTAGGAAGGGAGTATAAAGGTGTTAAATTTGATCATTTCAAATTTGCTTATCGTCGTTCCATAGAGCATTGGTTCCCACAACATCCAAATAGTGATGAAAGAGTTGAAAAAATGGATGATCAATTCTTACACTCCTTTGGGAACCTTTGTATCATTACAGATAGTCAAAATTCGAAATTTGGAAATTTAGTCCCGAGTGCAAAATATAAACAGTGGGAAGGGATTTTTGATCGTCAGAGTCTAAAGTTACAAATAATGGCTAATATTACGGAAAAAACTAGATGGGAATCATATCAAATAAAAGGACTGGAAAAAGAAATTTTACCTATGGTCAAAAGATTCATAGAAAGTAAGTCATAA
- a CDS encoding type II toxin-antitoxin system RelB/DinJ family antitoxin, whose protein sequence is MSKTSMSIRLDSEVKEQAQQVFNHLGIDMTTAIHIFLRQAIQYQGLPFDVKLDDHGKLLQVVTDVEQKRNMSQPFESVSDLMEDLRT, encoded by the coding sequence ATGTCAAAGACGAGCATGAGTATTCGTTTGGATAGTGAGGTCAAGGAGCAGGCCCAACAGGTTTTTAATCATTTAGGAATAGATATGACAACGGCTATCCACATTTTCCTTCGTCAGGCTATTCAATATCAGGGCTTACCTTTTGATGTTAAATTAGACGATCATGGGAAGTTGCTTCAAGTCGTAACGGATGTAGAGCAAAAGCGGAATATGAGTCAGCCATTTGAATCAGTCTCAGACTTGATGGAGGATTTGCGTACTTAA
- a CDS encoding MFS transporter produces MKKIMEKVSILALSFILTTSFSISSAQSAMFAYYKGIPHSMIELLVSLPSAGIMVSLIFNKWIGRLFSERQMIVTGLVAYALCGFIPLISPAYPVVFLSRIIFGMAVGLLNVSAIAIISERYKGKERVQTLGIRGSAEVVGTAVLTFGVSLLIRFGWQAAFLVYGISIPILLLYLLFVPYSSKTVGVEEKHRNDQMTAGQWRTALGLAVVAASIVLSNVMITVRIPSVVEQVGHGTAQTAGLILAAMQFVGILAGLAFSPLTQLFRDRLLLVSGVAYGLTQMLIGLSANLWMLAIVTVLAGFAYSVALTTVFNVISDQMPAGVLSQATSIAILGCSAGSIATTFVLSLLGTVSSTPAFIFGFSGILMILVSFFGLWIVRKGGKTSCA; encoded by the coding sequence ATGAAAAAAATCATGGAGAAAGTGAGTATTCTCGCTCTTTCATTTATTTTGACGACCTCGTTTTCGATTTCGAGTGCGCAGTCGGCCATGTTTGCCTATTACAAGGGAATTCCTCACAGCATGATTGAGCTCTTGGTCTCGCTTCCTTCTGCCGGGATCATGGTTTCACTCATCTTCAATAAATGGATTGGACGCCTATTTTCAGAGCGTCAGATGATTGTGACAGGCTTAGTTGCTTATGCTCTATGCGGCTTTATTCCCTTAATCAGTCCCGCTTATCCTGTTGTCTTTTTGTCTCGGATTATTTTCGGGATGGCGGTTGGCTTGCTCAATGTTTCTGCCATTGCCATTATCAGTGAGCGCTATAAAGGAAAAGAACGTGTCCAAACACTTGGCATTCGGGGTTCTGCAGAGGTTGTTGGGACAGCTGTTTTGACCTTTGGAGTGAGTCTCTTGATTCGCTTTGGCTGGCAGGCTGCCTTTCTCGTCTACGGTATCAGTATTCCAATCTTACTTTTGTATCTCTTATTTGTGCCATATAGTTCGAAAACAGTTGGTGTAGAGGAGAAACATCGGAATGATCAGATGACAGCTGGTCAATGGCGGACGGCACTAGGCTTAGCTGTTGTTGCGGCGTCGATCGTCTTATCTAATGTCATGATCACCGTTCGGATTCCAAGTGTGGTGGAGCAAGTTGGGCATGGCACTGCCCAAACTGCAGGGCTTATTTTAGCAGCTATGCAATTTGTCGGGATCCTTGCAGGATTAGCCTTCTCACCCTTGACCCAGCTCTTCCGCGATCGCTTGTTGCTCGTTTCGGGAGTGGCCTATGGCTTGACCCAAATGTTGATCGGGCTTTCTGCCAATCTCTGGATGCTTGCCATTGTGACCGTCCTTGCAGGCTTTGCCTATAGTGTAGCTCTCACAACTGTTTTTAATGTCATATCTGATCAGATGCCTGCTGGAGTACTAAGTCAGGCAACTTCCATTGCGATTTTGGGGTGTAGTGCAGGTTCGATCGCGACGACCTTTGTTCTCAGCCTCTTAGGAACTGTTTCCTCAACTCCTGCCTTTATTTTTGGATTTTCTGGTATCCTCATGATCCTGGTTTCCTTTTTTGGCCTTTGGATTGTGCGAAAGGGTGGGAAGACATCATGCGCTTAG